One genomic window of Punica granatum isolate Tunisia-2019 chromosome 1, ASM765513v2, whole genome shotgun sequence includes the following:
- the LOC116194354 gene encoding serine/threonine-protein kinase Aurora-2-like isoform X2: MAIAAETQPQEQQQHFSGASDPTRKRWTLNDFDFGKPLGRGKFGHVYMTREKKSNHIVALKVLFKIQLKQSQLENQLCREVEIQSHLRHPNILRLYGYFYDQKRVYLALEYAEKGELYKELQKCKYFSERRAATYIASLARALIYCHGKHVIHRDIKPENLLIGAKGEVKIADFGWSVHTFNRRRTMCGTLDYLPPEMVQNIEHDSSVDIWSLGVLCYEFLYGVPPFEAQEHSDTCRRIVQVDLKFPSSPTVSSVAKDLISQMLVKDSSRRLPLHKLLKHPWIVENADPSGNFNC; the protein is encoded by the exons CATTTTTCGGGGGCTTCAGATCCCACAAGGAAGAGATGGACATTGAATGACTTTGATTTCGGTAAACCTCTGGGACGAGGAAAGTTCGGACATGTTTACATGACGAGAGAGAAGAAG AGCAATCATATTGTAGCATTGAAAGTTCTGTTTAAGATCCAGCTGAAGCAGTCTCAGCTTGAAAACCAGCTTTGCCGGGAAGTCGAAATACAAAGCCATCTCCGGCACCCCAACATTCTGCGACTCTATGGGTACTTTTACGATCAG AAACGAGTCTATCTGGCACTAGAATATGCAGAGAAAGGAGAACTATATAAGGAGCTGCAGAAATGTAAATACTTCAGCGAAAGAAGGGCGGCTACT TACATAGCATCGTTAGCTCGGGCCCTCATCTATTGCCACGGAAAGCATGTTATTCATAGAGACATCAAGCCAGAGAACCTGTTAATTGGCGCAAAG GGTGAAGTGAAAATTGCAGATTTTGGGTGGTCTGTCCACACATTCAATCGGAGAAGAACCATGTGTGGGACGCTTGATTACCTTCCACCTGAGATGG TGCAGAACATAGAGCACGACTCGAGTGTTGACATATGGAGCTTAGGTGTATTGTGTTATGAATTTCTCTATGGTGTGCCTCCTTTCGAAGCACAGGAGCATTCAGACACCTGCAGAAG AATCGTGCAAGTCGATCTGAAGTTCCCCTCAAGCCCGACAGTTTCGTCAGTCGCGAAGGACCTTATTAGTCAG ATGTTGGTGAAGGATTCTTCACGCAGGCTGCCATTACACAAGCTTCTCAAGCATCCATGGATTGTCGAAAATGCTGATCCCTCGGGGAACTTCAACTgttga
- the LOC116194363 gene encoding uncharacterized protein LOC116194363, producing MQKHNHFKTFRAKGFKHYNSLKELFRSKTAIDALRISSTDPPKSPGTYARIEKEFIAATTSSGKESINMEEGSGNSDDPVREVAELVVTTSSRRVLKRSSNTGSRLHECLDMLKCSLKRREKEKNFTPPNSKRSKTVTSPKKPAKNSIDEAMDVLNNMRGSLSIEEYLAISHRLSNKEHTRCMFMCFVDDARLPWARSLIGP from the coding sequence ATGCAAAAGCACAATCACTTCAAGACCTTCCGAGCCAAAGGCTTCAAGCATTACAATTCATTAAAAGAGTTATTCAGATCTAAGACAGCAATAGATGCGTTACGTATTTCATCCACCGACCCACCGAAGAGCCCAGGAACTTATGCACGCATTGAAAAGGAGTTCATAGCAGCAACGACGAGCTCGGGGAAAGAATCAATCAATATGGAGGAGGGCTCTGGCAATAGTGATGACCCGGTTCGTGAGGTTGCGGAGCTAGTCGTTACAACGTCCAGTCGTCGTGTGCTAAAAAGGAGTTCCAACACCGGCTCGCGGTTGCATGAGTGCCTCGACATGTTGAAGTGCAGTTTGAAGAGGAGGGAGAAGGAGAAAAACTTTACTCCTCCGAATTCAAAGAGAAGCAAAACCGTTACGAGCCCCAAGAAACCAGCGAAGAACAGCATCGATGAGGCGATGGATGTGCTCAATAACATGCGTGGATCCCTTTCCATAGAAGAGTATCTCGCCATCAGTCATCGACTTTCAAACAAGGAGCACACGCGCTGTATGTTCATGTGCTTTGTCGATGATGCAAGGCTGCCATGGGCGCGTAGCCTTATTGGCCCTTAA